TCGGTTCGTGGTCCGCGTAGTCGTCCTCGGTCGGGACACGGTCACCACACAGGAACAGATACGAGAGGTAGGTCTTGTCGACTGTCGGCGGTGTCCCGGCCTCCGTCAGGAGCCCGCCGGCGACGAGCGCTCGCTGGAGGCGCTCTGCGGCGGGCGTCCCGGTGAACGGAATCCCCGACTCGCTGCCGCCGTGGACGGCGGGGTGGTCGCCGATGACGTGGAAGTCCGCGTTCGCGTCGCCGTAGCCCGGCACGAACGGCTCACACGGCGGCTCGAAGCCAAACGGATTGTGCTGTGTTGCCGTGATATTCTTCACGCGAGAGAGCAGGGAACAGGAGAGGAAAACTCCGACGGTTCGCACCGGTAACGTTTTTCTCGGAT
This DNA window, taken from Haloarcula ordinaria, encodes the following:
- a CDS encoding uracil-DNA glycosylase family protein — its product is MKNITATQHNPFGFEPPCEPFVPGYGDANADFHVIGDHPAVHGGSESGIPFTGTPAAERLQRALVAGGLLTEAGTPPTVDKTYLSYLFLCGDRVPTEDDYADHEPMFDTEVRAITSHVLLPVGERATRHVFANMTAEPTADVDMDALHATEVKGSGWLVYPIKDPASWTDDDESELVAALRALLQTDYRQEAELGRFLPGDSLWRVR